TCCCGTCCGATGAATACGACCAACAGCCCCTGCCCAGCCCCCCCGCTTCCGGTACAAATTCGCCCGAATGATCGGGCTCCCGCGCCCGAATGCCCCGGCGCGGCGATTTTCGCGCGGAAAGACTTGCCACGGCACGCCGGGGCTGAGATCATGTGTCCACCCGATAATTTGATCATGTTTTGCAAACTCCCCCTCCAGGCGCCCCTGCGACGCCGCTTTGCCGCGATGGCAATGACACAGCCCCCGGCCCGCCTCTGGCGCGTTCCATGGCTGCGAAGCGGGTATCTTTCCCCCGATACCCTTACCTGCAAGCGCCGTCGGCCCCGCCCTCCCTGGGGTATCGGCGCCCTGACCCGGCCAGCTCGCCCTTCGCAGACCCAAAACCGTGAGACATATGCAATTTGATCAATTCCGCACCTTCCGCGTTGCCGCCAGTGACCTGAACGGTCAGATGCGTGGCAAGCGCGTGCCCGCCAATACCTATGCCAAGCTCGATACCGAAGGCTCCCGCATGCCTCTGTCGGTGCTGAATGTCGACATCTGGGGGGCGGATATCGACGACAGCCCGCTGGTGTTTGCTTCCGGGGACGAAGACGGCGTCCTGAAGCCCACCGAACACGGGCCGGTGCCCATGCCCTGGCTCGACAGCCCCTCGGCTCTGGTCCCGATGTGGATGTTCCACGACGATGGCCGCCCCTTTGCCGGCGATCCCCGCCACGCGCTGGCCCGCGTGCTGGCACGCTACGCCGAACGTGGCTGGACCGTGCAGGCGGCGGTCGAGATGGAATTCTACCTGGTCGACGACACCGGGCATCAGCTTTCGGCGCCGCAGAACCCGATCTCCGGACGCCCGGTGTTCGGCAATGCGATCTTGTCGATCCGTCAGCTTGATGCCTTCGACGGCTTCCTGACCGACCTCTACGAGGCCTGCGACGCCATGGACATCCCGGCGGACTCGGCCTCCTCCGAAGCCGGGCTCGGCCAGTTCGAAATCAACCTTGCCCATCGCGACGCCATGGCGGCGGCCGATGACGCCTGGCTGTTCAAGGCGCTGGTGCGCGGCATGGCGCGGCGCCATGACATGGCGGCCACCTTCATGGCCAAACCCTTCGAAAACGACTCCGGCAACGGGATGCATGTACACTTTTCGGTATTGGATGAAGACGGCAACAACATCTTCGACAATGGCGGCCCCGAAGGCACCGACCTGCTGCGCCACGCTGTGGCAGGCTGCCTCTCCGGCATGCCCGGGGGCACGCTGCTCTGGGCACCGCATGAAAACTCCTACGCGCGCTTCGCCCCCGGCGCCCATGCGCCCACCGGGGCCTGCTGGGCCTATGAAAACCGCACCGCCGCGATCCGCATCCCCTCGGGTCCCGCCCGCGCCCGGCGCATCGAACACCGCGTCGCCTGCGGTGATATCAACCCCTACCTGGTCCTCGCCGGCATTCTCGGCTCCGCCCTAGCAGGGATCGAGGATCAGGCCGAGCCGCCCGCCCCGATCACCGGCAATGCCTATGACCTCGACCTGCCCGGCCTGATGCCCGACTGGTCCTCTGCGGTGGATCGCTTCGAAACAGACCCCCTCATGGCCCGCATCTTCACGCCAGAGCTCATCCGCAATTTCAGCATGACCAAACGCCAGGAAATCCTGCGCCTTGCCGAAATTCCCCCCGAAGAACACTGGATGGTCTACCTCGAAACCGTGTGACGCTTTGCAAACCCAAGGCCGAACGCTTGCAAACCGCTCCCCCCGGGCCTGTTTCCCTGTTCCAAATATCCCGGGGGAGTCGCGGCCTGCCGCGACGGGGGCTGGCCCCCGCGACCCTTCCGCATCCCGCAACGCCGCGTGCCCTTGCCGGCCCCCGTCCGCTCCACTACGCTCGCCCCACAACAATCGGTGTTTCATGAAAATCGGCATCCTCCAGACCGGCCATGCACCGGATGACATGCGCGAAACGATCGGCGATTACCCCGCCCTTTTCGCGCAGCTTCTCGATGGCCATGGCTTCACCTTCGAAACCTATGCGGTGGTCGATGGTATCTTTCCCGACGGCCCCGGGACCTGCGATGGCTGGCTGATTACCGGCTCGCGTCACGGCGCCTACGAAGATCACCCATGGATCCCCCCGCTCGAGGACCTCATCCGCGCCATCCGCGACAGCCACCGACCGCTGGTCGGGGTCTGTTTCGGTCATCAGATCATTGCCCAGGCCCTTGGCGGTAAGGTCCAGAAGTTCTCCGGCGGCTGGTCTGTCGGCCCGACGCGATACGGCGGCGAAACCGGCAGCACGACGCTGAACGCCTGGCACCAGGACCAGGTGACAACTCCCCCCGGCGGCGCCCGCACCGTGTCCTCCTCGCCCTTTTGCGAACATGCCGCGCTGATGTACGGCGACCAGATCTATACCCTTCAGGCCCATCCGGAATTCACCACGGCAGTCATCAGTTCCCTGTTGGCCACCCGTGCGCCGGGCGTCGTGCCTCCCGATCTCATCGCTGCGGCCACCGACGCCGTCGACACCCCCACAACGGCTCAGGCCGAAGCCGACCGCATGGCCGCACTCTTCAAAGGCATCCCTTCATGACCGACGACTGGACCAAACGGATCCCGCAATCCGCGCAGGATTACCTCGCCAACCGCCGCCTGGACGAGGTCGAATGCATCATCTCGGACCTGCCCGGCATCGCGCGCGGCAAGGCCGTCCCGGCGACCAAATTCGCCCGGCAAAACTACTTTCACCTGCCCAATTCGATCTTCTTCCAGACCATCACCGGCGATTGGTCCGATGCTGCCGGCGACGAAGGTTTCATCGAACCGGACATGATCCTGAAGCCCGACTTCTCGACCGCCACCGCCGCCCCCTGGACCGGGGACTGGACATTGCAGGTGATCCACGACGCCTATGACCGCAAGGGCGAGGCGATCCCCTTCTCCCCCCGCAACGTCCTGAAACGCGTGGTCAAACTCTATGAAGATCGCGGCTGGAAACCGGTCGTCGCGCCGGAAATGGAATTCTACCTTGTCGCGCGCAACATCGACCCTGCCAAGCCGATCCAGCCGATGATGGGCCGCTCGGGCCGCCCCGCCGCCGCCCGCCAGGCCTATTCCATGACGGCCGTCGACGAATTCGGCCCCGTCATCGACGACATCTACGATTTCGCCGAAGCCCAGGGCTTCGAGATCGACGGTATCACCCAGGAAGGCGGCGCCGGCCAGCTGGAAATCAACCTGCGCCACGGCGACCCGGTCAAGCTCGCGGACGAGGTCTTCTACTTCAAACGCCTGATCCGCGAAGCCGCCCTGCGCCACGATTGCTTTGCCACCTTCATGGCCAAGCCGATCGAAGGCGAACCCGGCTCGGCCATGCATATCCACCATTCGGTTCTGGATATCGAGACCGGCAAGAACATCTTTGCCGGGCCGCAGGGCGGGGAAACCGATGCCTTCTTCACCTTCATCGGTGGCCTGCAAAAGCACCTGCCCGAATGCATCCCGCTGCTGGCGCCCTATGTCAATTCCTACCGCCGATACGTCAAGGACCACGCCGCACCCATCAACCTGGAATGGGGCCGCGACAACCGCACCACGGGCATCCGGGTGCCTATCTCGGACCCCGAGGCACGGCGCGTGGAAAACCGCGTCGCCGGCATGGACTGCAACCCCTACCTCGGCATCGCCGCCTCGCTCGCCTCGGGCTACCTCGGCCTGATCAAGGAAGAGCGCGCCGAAAAGCAATTCCGCGGCGACGCCTATGAAGGCGACGGCGACTTCCCCCGCACCCTCGGCGAAGCCCTGGACCAGATGGACGCAGCTACCGCCCTGGCCGAAGTCCTCGGGGCCGAATTCCTGCGCGTCTACTCGATCGTGAAGCGTACCGAATACGAGGAATTCCTGTCGGTGATTTCCCCTTGGGAACGCGAACACCTGCTGATGAACGTCTGATCGCCCCAACTGGCGGACAATCGGACCGGCCAGATGACGGCACCCAAATGCTCTTTCATCTGGCCATAAATACTCCCGCCGGAGGCCCGACCCTGGCCCGGGGCACTGCCTCTGGCCCTCAGGTCGCCTCCCGCGCGGTTTCTCAGGAGACCAGAATGAAACTGCTCTACTCCAACGATGCCCCGCGCAGCTATCCGCAAAGCTGGTACGCGGCCACGGCGCAACCGCTGGCGCCCTTCCCCGCCCTCGACACGCCGATACGGGCCGATCTTTGCGTCATCGGCGGCGGTTTCACCGGGCTTTCCGCAGCCTTGCATGCCGCCGAAGCCGGGCTGACCGTCGCCCTGCTGGACGCACAGCGCGTCGGCTTCGGCGCCTCGGGTCGCAACGGCGGGCAACTCGGCTCCGGCCAGCGCCCCTATCAGGACGACCTTGAAAAATGGCTGGGGCCCGATGAGGCCCGCGCGCTCTGGTTCCTGGCCGAAGATGCCAAGACCCTGGTGCAAGACCTCTGCGCCCGCCATGACATCGATTGCGACCTGAAGCCGGGTGTCGCCTGGATCGGTTGCTCGACATCGGACAGCGATCACCTGCACCATTACGCCGACCACCTGCACGACCGCTATGGCTATGACCAGATCGAACCGCTCTCGCCCGAGGCCTGCGCCCGGATCTGCCCGTCGCCGGCCTACCACGGTGGCATCCTCGACCACGGTGCCGCACATCTGCACCCCTTGAAGCTGGCCCTTGGCCTGGCCCGCGCCGCCCGCGACGCCGGCGTTGCCATCTACGAGGGAACCGAGGCCATGTCCCTCACCCCCGGCAGCCCCGCCGTGGTGAAGACACCCAAGGGCCAGGTGACAGCCGATCACGTCATTCTGGCGGGCAATGGCTACCTCACCGGATTGCACCGGGAACCGGCCCGCCGGGTCATGCCGATCAACAATTTCATTGCCGTGACCGAGCCCCTGGGCGATGCGGCCGCGCAAGTGCTGACCCGCGATATCGCCGTGGCGGACAGCAAGTTCGTGGTGAACTACTTCCGCCTCACGCCGGATATGCGGCTGCTGTTCGGAGGCGGCGAAAGCTATGGCTATACCTTCCCTGTCGACATCGCGGCCAAGGTGCGCAAACCGATGGCCCAGATATTCCCGCATCTGGCCAAGACCCGGATCGACTATGCCTGGGGCGGAACCCTCGGAATCACGATGAAACGCGCGCCCTTCCTGTCTCGTCTCGGGCCGAACATCCTGACTGCGGGGGGCTATTCCGGCCATGGGGTCGGCACCGCGACCCATGCGGGACAGCTGATGGCCCTTGCCCTGACCGGGCAGGCGGCGGGTTTTGACACCATGGCGCGGATGCCC
The Pseudooceanicola algae genome window above contains:
- a CDS encoding glutamine synthetase family protein, with product MQFDQFRTFRVAASDLNGQMRGKRVPANTYAKLDTEGSRMPLSVLNVDIWGADIDDSPLVFASGDEDGVLKPTEHGPVPMPWLDSPSALVPMWMFHDDGRPFAGDPRHALARVLARYAERGWTVQAAVEMEFYLVDDTGHQLSAPQNPISGRPVFGNAILSIRQLDAFDGFLTDLYEACDAMDIPADSASSEAGLGQFEINLAHRDAMAAADDAWLFKALVRGMARRHDMAATFMAKPFENDSGNGMHVHFSVLDEDGNNIFDNGGPEGTDLLRHAVAGCLSGMPGGTLLWAPHENSYARFAPGAHAPTGACWAYENRTAAIRIPSGPARARRIEHRVACGDINPYLVLAGILGSALAGIEDQAEPPAPITGNAYDLDLPGLMPDWSSAVDRFETDPLMARIFTPELIRNFSMTKRQEILRLAEIPPEEHWMVYLETV
- a CDS encoding type 1 glutamine amidotransferase, translating into MKIGILQTGHAPDDMRETIGDYPALFAQLLDGHGFTFETYAVVDGIFPDGPGTCDGWLITGSRHGAYEDHPWIPPLEDLIRAIRDSHRPLVGVCFGHQIIAQALGGKVQKFSGGWSVGPTRYGGETGSTTLNAWHQDQVTTPPGGARTVSSSPFCEHAALMYGDQIYTLQAHPEFTTAVISSLLATRAPGVVPPDLIAAATDAVDTPTTAQAEADRMAALFKGIPS
- a CDS encoding glutamine synthetase family protein, with product MTDDWTKRIPQSAQDYLANRRLDEVECIISDLPGIARGKAVPATKFARQNYFHLPNSIFFQTITGDWSDAAGDEGFIEPDMILKPDFSTATAAPWTGDWTLQVIHDAYDRKGEAIPFSPRNVLKRVVKLYEDRGWKPVVAPEMEFYLVARNIDPAKPIQPMMGRSGRPAAARQAYSMTAVDEFGPVIDDIYDFAEAQGFEIDGITQEGGAGQLEINLRHGDPVKLADEVFYFKRLIREAALRHDCFATFMAKPIEGEPGSAMHIHHSVLDIETGKNIFAGPQGGETDAFFTFIGGLQKHLPECIPLLAPYVNSYRRYVKDHAAPINLEWGRDNRTTGIRVPISDPEARRVENRVAGMDCNPYLGIAASLASGYLGLIKEERAEKQFRGDAYEGDGDFPRTLGEALDQMDAATALAEVLGAEFLRVYSIVKRTEYEEFLSVISPWEREHLLMNV
- a CDS encoding NAD(P)/FAD-dependent oxidoreductase, whose amino-acid sequence is MKLLYSNDAPRSYPQSWYAATAQPLAPFPALDTPIRADLCVIGGGFTGLSAALHAAEAGLTVALLDAQRVGFGASGRNGGQLGSGQRPYQDDLEKWLGPDEARALWFLAEDAKTLVQDLCARHDIDCDLKPGVAWIGCSTSDSDHLHHYADHLHDRYGYDQIEPLSPEACARICPSPAYHGGILDHGAAHLHPLKLALGLARAARDAGVAIYEGTEAMSLTPGSPAVVKTPKGQVTADHVILAGNGYLTGLHREPARRVMPINNFIAVTEPLGDAAAQVLTRDIAVADSKFVVNYFRLTPDMRLLFGGGESYGYTFPVDIAAKVRKPMAQIFPHLAKTRIDYAWGGTLGITMKRAPFLSRLGPNILTAGGYSGHGVGTATHAGQLMALALTGQAAGFDTMARMPAPPFPGGPALRTPLLTLAMTWFSLRDRLGI